The sequence below is a genomic window from Cyanobacterium stanieri LEGE 03274.
GTCACGATAAAGGAAATACATGGAAGGTGATTAAAAGTAAATTATCCCAAAGAGGTTATAATATTTTTTCTCAAATAATTGATGGTAAATACTATCTTCCTCAACATAGAGAAAGGATTTTTATTATCTGTTTTAATCAAAACTATTTTCCTAATCTTGATTTTAATTTTCCCAATCCACCGCAAAAAAGATTGTATGAATTAAACGATATTTTTCAAGAAAATGTAGATAATAAATATACATTATCAGACAAATTATGGAGTTATTTACAACAACATAAAGAGAATAGTAAAGCAAAAGGAAATGGTTTTGGTTATGGAATTATTGATCAAAAATCTGAATACACTAGAACTTTAAGCGCCAGATATTATAAAGATGGCTCAGAAATTTTAGTTGAGCAAACTAATAAAAATCCTCGTCGTTTAACCCCCCGTGAGTGTGCAAAATTACAAGGTTTTCCTGATGATTTTATTATTCCAGTATCTGATAATCAGGCATATAAACAGTTTGGAAATTCTGTTATTGTTCCTTTAATTACTGATATTATTAAACAAATTAAATTAACGATACATCAATATAATAGTAAATTATAAGTATATTATCTAAAAAGAATTTGGCATTAGTTCAATTGATTGAACGAACTACCGTAAGCCGTGTAATTAATTACACGGTGGGGCTGCGAAGATGTAATCTATTTATAACGAATTATCCGCACTTGATGTAATTGATTGCAAAGGGAGTGATGATATATTTTCTAAATCGGATTTGG
It includes:
- the dcm gene encoding DNA (cytosine-5-)-methyltransferase, translating into MNKQQIKTAIDLFAGIGGFRLALEKNGIQCVYSNDHNKYSCQTYSANFGDIHCADLNDIPAETIPSFDLLCGGFPCQPFSIAGVSKKQSLGRNHGFDDEKQGNLFFEILRIIDYHQPKVIFLENVKNLKSHDKGNTWKVIKSKLSQRGYNIFSQIIDGKYYLPQHRERIFIICFNQNYFPNLDFNFPNPPQKRLYELNDIFQENVDNKYTLSDKLWSYLQQHKENSKAKGNGFGYGIIDQKSEYTRTLSARYYKDGSEILVEQTNKNPRRLTPRECAKLQGFPDDFIIPVSDNQAYKQFGNSVIVPLITDIIKQIKLTIHQYNSKL